The Raphanus sativus cultivar WK10039 chromosome 2, ASM80110v3, whole genome shotgun sequence genome includes a region encoding these proteins:
- the LOC108841105 gene encoding putative F-box/LRR-repeat protein At4g15060, translated as MDRISQLPDELLLKVQLFLPTKVAASTSILSKRWEFLWMWLPKLEYDQSTDKRNSLSRFINLHMPQHRAPVIESLRLNFCHGYTGSVTPGDVTLWVAIAVTRFLRELSLDLNTLDESTKLPSSLYTCKSLVLLELKRVNVVDVPRTSRLPSLKTLHLQGVVYANQKSLHRLLSSCPVLEDLFVEQDGYESDHLEEVSVIVPSLQRLTLKLCRGYFFSAVVINTPSLKCFKMSDHTYEHDNGSDSDDYSFCSDDMPKLEEMEVNSSYLGIENFVRLITYVKRLSLCLPDQAENALYREGIVFSQLRHLKLCSCTINWSKLLVRLLNDSPNLQELEIHLTDDHTNICEDPPVCWENQLACVPACLLSSLGTFKWTGIYGSQKELDLFKYVLGNARCLKTATILFRSSFCALEEDGLEMVIRDLSLSFRGSKDVKLVFV; from the exons ATGGACAGAATCAGCCAGTTGCCTGATGAATTGCTTTTGAAGGTACAATTGTTTCTTCCAACAAAAGTTGCTGCAAGCACAAGTATTTTATCCAAGCGATGGGAGTTTCTCTGGATGTGGCTGCCTAAACTTGAGTACGATCAGTCAACGGATAAACGCAATAGTTTAAGTCGTTTTATTAATCTGCATATGCCACAGCATAGAGCTCCAGTCATAGAGAGCTTGCGTCTCAATTTTTGTCATGGATACACGGGATCAGTTACACCTGGAGATGTCACACTGTGGGTAGCTATTGCAGTTACTCGCTTCCTTCGTGAGTTGAGTCTTGACCTTAATACTCTTGATGAATCTACTAAACTGCCGAGTAGTTTGTATACTTGCAAATCGCTCGTGCTCTTGGAACTGAAAAGAGTTAATGTCGTTGATGTTCCTCGTACGTCTCGTCTCCCTTCCCTGAAAACTTTGCATCTTCAAGGTGTGGTTTATGCAAATCAAAAATCTCTTCACCGACTTCTTTCCAGTTGCCCTGTTCTTGAGGACCTATTTGTGGAACAAGATGGGTATGAAAGTGACCACTTAGAAGAAGTGAGTGTAATTGTGCCGTCCCTGCAGAGACTAACCCTAAAGCTATGTAGAGGATATTTTTTCAGCGCGGTTGTGATAAATACTCCATCTTTGAAGTGTTTCAAAATGTCTGATCATACTTATGAGCATGATAACGGTAGTGATTCTGATGATTACTCCTTCTGTTCTGATGATATGCCTAAGTTGGAGGAGATGGAAGTCAATTCGAGCTACCTTGGTATAGAAAACTTTGTTAGGTTAATCACATATGTCAAGCGGCTTTCATTATGCCTACCAGACCAAGCTGAAAAT GCTTTATATCGTGAGGGTATTGTCTTTAGTCAGCTTCGTCATCTGAAGCTGTGTTCATGTACTATTAATTGGTCAAAATTACTTGTTCGGTTACTCAACGATTCTCCTAATTTACAAGAGCTTGAGATCCATCTAACTGAT GATCATACAAATATTTGTGAGGATCCACCGGTTTGCTGGGAGAATCAACTGGCCTGTGTTCCAGCATGTCTGTTGTCGAGTCTCGGAACTTTCAAGTGGACAGGGATATATGGATCGCAAAAAGAGTTAGATCTGTTCAAATATGTGTTGGGTAATGCTCGCTGCTTAAAGACTGCGACAATCTTGTTTCGATCATCGTTTTGTGCACTGGAAGAGGATGGGCTTGAGATGGTTATACGAGATTTATCACTTTCTTTTCGAGGTTCAAAAGATGTTAAACTCGTATTTGTTTGA